The following proteins are co-located in the Terriglobia bacterium genome:
- a CDS encoding DUF1552 domain-containing protein: MSFITKKHLSRRTFIRGAGVTMSLPFLESMLPAQTPLARTAANPRIRLGLCFMPHGGVMNNWTPKEEGALQLSPILTPLEPYKDQVVVLTNLAHAMAGPQGPGDNGGDHTRCPAVFLNGVHPKRTDGADIRAGVTIDQIAAKKIGQDTLLPSLELAIEDYSGLVGSCDVGFSCTYMNTISWSTPTTPMPMEINPRVVFDRMFGDGATPAERLQRIETQRSILDAVTGQIRKLQGNLGPTDRNRVAEYLDTVREIERRIQLSEKQNTNSNLSLPVSPSGVPDDHYEHTKLMFDLMTVAFQADITRISTFMMAREVSYRTFPRLGISESFHPASHHQNNPERLAALTRINAYHVELFSYVLEKLKATPDGDGNLLDHSLLLYGSAMSNSNVHNHGPLPVLIAGGAAGRLKGGRHIKYPENTPMANLLMTILDKAGIPQESVGDSTGFLSGV; this comes from the coding sequence TTGAGCTTCATTACGAAAAAGCACTTGTCCCGCCGGACCTTTATAAGAGGCGCGGGAGTGACGATGTCGCTGCCGTTCCTGGAATCCATGCTTCCGGCACAGACGCCCCTCGCGCGAACCGCCGCGAATCCCCGAATTCGGCTCGGGCTTTGCTTCATGCCGCACGGCGGCGTCATGAACAACTGGACTCCTAAAGAAGAAGGCGCGCTCCAGCTCTCGCCGATATTGACACCGCTGGAACCATACAAGGACCAGGTGGTCGTGCTGACGAATCTCGCCCACGCGATGGCCGGCCCTCAAGGTCCCGGCGACAACGGCGGCGATCACACGCGCTGTCCGGCCGTCTTCCTCAACGGCGTGCACCCGAAACGGACGGATGGCGCGGATATCCGCGCCGGCGTCACCATCGACCAGATCGCAGCAAAGAAGATTGGCCAGGACACGCTGCTGCCTTCACTTGAACTGGCGATCGAGGACTACAGCGGCCTCGTCGGCTCCTGCGACGTCGGATTCAGCTGCACCTACATGAACACGATTTCGTGGAGTACGCCGACGACACCGATGCCGATGGAAATCAATCCGCGCGTCGTGTTCGACCGGATGTTCGGCGACGGCGCCACCCCCGCCGAAAGATTGCAGCGCATCGAGACCCAACGCAGCATCCTCGATGCCGTCACCGGGCAGATCCGAAAGCTGCAGGGCAATCTCGGTCCGACGGACCGCAATCGCGTGGCGGAATACCTCGACACGGTGCGCGAGATCGAGCGACGCATCCAGCTCTCCGAAAAGCAGAACACGAACTCGAACCTCAGCCTGCCCGTCTCTCCCAGCGGCGTTCCCGACGATCATTATGAACACACGAAATTGATGTTCGACCTGATGACGGTGGCATTTCAGGCCGACATCACGCGCATCTCGACATTCATGATGGCCCGCGAGGTCAGCTACCGCACGTTTCCGCGGCTGGGCATTTCCGAAAGCTTCCATCCGGCATCGCATCACCAGAACAATCCGGAGCGGCTGGCGGCGTTGACCAGAATCAATGCCTACCACGTCGAGTTGTTCTCGTACGTACTCGAAAAACTCAAGGCCACTCCCGACGGCGACGGCAACCTGCTCGATCATTCGCTCCTTCTTTATGGGAGCGCGATGAGTAACAGCAATGTTCATAACCATGGACCGCTGCCGGTACTGATTGCAGGCGGTGCCGCGGGAAGGCTCAAAGGCGGACGGCATATTAAATATCCGGAAAATACGCCGATGGCGAATCTTCTGATGACGATATTGGACAAAGCGGGAATTCCACAGGAAAGCGTCGGCGACAGCACGGGCTTTTTATCGGGGGTGTAA